The Salvelinus namaycush isolate Seneca chromosome 5, SaNama_1.0, whole genome shotgun sequence genome segment ggttcattgaacaagcatgggaaacagtgtttaaaccctttacaatgaagatctgtgaagttatttggatttttacgaattatctttgaaagacagggtcctgaaaaagggacgtttctttttttgctgagtttataaggtATTCTACTATTACAGTAGCCATTTATATAAGGAATAACTAGTATAGAGTAGGCGGCCAGTGTACCTGTCCCATGGAGCGTCCCCGTCCCTGTCCACGGCCGCGGCCCACAGTCTTGTCCTCCACTGAGCTGGTACAGCGCTGCAGATGGATGTCCAACACTGACTGGTTCAAGAACTGGGAGGAACAGTGGGGGCACAACACTGGCTCCTTATCTGGGGAGATGGGGTGGGCAGAATGAGTTAATTACTTACTAAATTAGTGTTTATCACATTCCAAACAGTGTTTCGAGAGTGTACATGAAATCAATTGAAATACACTAAACATGGAAAGGACAGGGATGTATGGATTGAGTGGGTATTTAGACAGTCACAGGCCCTGGTCACAGGCCCCTCCTGTCACTACCCACCAAAACACACACTGGATTCACACTGGGTTACAGGGTATTCTATCTGTATTGTCATCACTCAGTATAGGCTACAGTATGTGGCTTAAGGTAAGTAATttatagacacacagacacatgcactaCTGTTGACAGTCTGGATATTGGTAAACACACTCAGGCTCTCTGTCTGCTTCTGTGAAGCTAAAGGAGcaaaagaagaggagagaaaacgAGAGAAGATGCTGAGCTTTGATATTTCCCCATCTTAGCCGCCGGCATCTACAGTTACCACGGCAACTCCAACCCAGCGGAATCCTCCCTCTCGGCTGGAGCGTTCATCAGTCTCCCCTGAGGAGCCCTCCGTTGAAACATTTAATAAGGATCCTCTCCATCAATAGAGCATTAACTAATAATCAATGGATCAATTCCAACcaatcacatctctctctctctctccgaggTGCACTTATCTCTGACCCCACTGCACCGATGCTGTCAGCGGCAGCCATGTTGACTTGACGCCAGACCTGATTAAGATCAGCAGATATTTTGACCCATTAATTGGTGGCGTCGATTCGATAGACCAGAATTGGAGAATCCCCCATCATCTTTTAAATCCCCAGTTTGGGAACATTTAGGCTTCCCAGTGGATTACAGGGGTGATGGATAGAGTTGTGGATAAAACGGTAACACTAAGTCGCCACGCTCAACGAGAATAGCCTATGTAGCTAACAACACTTCAAATATGTTGACACATTTACAGCAACACCACCAGTGGGCCCCAGTATACCAGAGTAAGATGGAAACGCAAAGAAACTACACAACATCGTCTTCCCTCTGCATTCAAGTAGCCCTTGGCAGCTGATTCTGAACAAGCCAAATAAATTACAAGAGCGATAAGTAGGCTATGTTTATACTTTTTACAGTCTGGTTTAGAGCAGCGGGTATGTGCCCATTCCCGGTGGTTTAGAATAGGGCTTTTTAGCACCTTGTGAAAGTGCTCAAGTCACGTTACGAACTTCGCTGTtgcacccatttcagcaaacaggtagtACCCGCTCTACATGGGCAAACCAAAGTCGAAGATTTCAATGAATTGGCCAATGCACCGTGTTGCGCTTATAGTGACAGCCCATCACATTACCCCGGAGTGGGAGATGTATGGTGCTACAGACACGACCCCTTTATTACAGTCCACATCTGGCACTGAAGGAGGCAATGACATGGTgtgttcataaccaagtgggaagtgaCATACAACTGGGAATAATCCACTTGAACGGCACTCAAAcaggtaattactagtgggaaactggTCTATTATCCTGAGCATCCACTTCTCCCACCATGGTGACCTCTGACGTCACCTACTATAGGAAATGACCTCTATAACAGCATTTTcggcagttaaatgcaacaacaaaacattatttataaaaagcaaactattgtgtgtttttttttatagCTTTATAGCtctacttttagtttatggttgacacagcttgttggccattagccaatccGCGTTTCTCAACGAGTTCAACTCACATGAAcgcatccaactggtatttacgacttcacatCTGGCGAAGTCCCACCTCCTACATGGTTACAAACGCAGCATCTGAGTGGAAACTTGAGGCCCAACATAACAATCTGGTCACAATAGACAATGCAAGGAACATTGTGAATGGCATCTTGTGAATTGTGAATGGCATCTCATTTTCCTTCCGAATGGTGACCCCAAAACTGCATGGGTTTGGTGAACCATTAAACCCCTAATTACTACTAAGGCGCAGGGATTACTTCTGCATACTTAACATGGAAATCAGCTCCATCATTAGCAGCTTCACTAATTCACGGCCCACACATACACTAGTGCACACTacatatttgatttattttatttaacctttatttaaccatgaaGGCCTCATTGAGATTataaatctctttttcaagagcgtcctggccaagataggcagcaccaagtcattacacaattacagacagacaacatgaaagaCTACAGATAATCTagtaaaaaaaatcataaaacagcaaaataaaaacattgacaggttagggaatcagcctcaaaatccttcagcaatgatttaaaaacaccaatcgggacaagttcttccagtttaaaagtattttgtaaggcgttccaaccCAATGGCGCaaagtacataaaagcccttttaccaaattcagtttggacatttggaacagttagcaggataaagtcctgcGAACGGAGAGTActcaccacatttctgaacaataaaaatggccaaataaaatggtagtaaacccaaaatggctttgtaaataaaagtataccagtgcctgagcctacgagtgactagagaaggccatccaaccctggtatataaagtgcagtggtgacaaagggttttgcagtttaaaataaatctcaatgctccatggtaaagggtgtcaattgatctcaaacactgagcggaagcattcatatataaaatatccccatagtctagtaaaggcataaatgtagctgatagtagcctccttctggcttcaaaagaaaaacaggccttattcctaaaataaaatcccaacttcAGCTTACATTTTCTTGTaaattgttgaatatgcaatttaaaagagaggccgttatcaattaaaattccaagatatttatgaGGTTACAGTCTTAATCtcattgccctgacaggtagtaataggtagTAATaattcttgctttagaaaacaccattagtttagttatgtcagtattgaggataatcttcaattgacacaaggtatgttgaacagtataaaaagcagtttgcaagttctggaaagcttttgtgtGAGATGAcaacaataaataacagtatcatcagcataaaagtgAAGTTGTGCATTTTGCACATTTCTGtctaaattatttatataaaATAGTGAATACGtggggaccaagtacagagccctggggtacaccattacagacagacaatttaacagacatgagcacatcaaattgagtgcactgagttctatcagacagatagttaggaaaccatgcaactgcatgctccgaaagacctacgCTCGACAATCTCTGCCTCGGTATAACAATCACTACTGTCCTTATAAtctaattcattatgatctaaaaggcaaaactgatcctagatcagcactcctactcggaCGCTTTATGGATACAGGCactggtctctctttctcatccAGTGCTTATCAGACACACAgggcagctgagaggagaggggaggacctACCTTGGTGAATGAGGGAGTGCAGGTCCAGCTCCTTCCTGCGTTTGAAGGCCTCTCCACAGACAGAGCAGGGGAACGGGTGACTGGTGTGGAGCAGTCTGATGGACAGAACACAATGAACGGAAGAGAAAAGGGAAAGAAGTGTAAACAACAACTAATGTTAATAATACACTACTGAataaattacaacaacaaaaataacacTAAATGTTTTGGGGGGTTTTCAGAGCAGAAATGAGAGGGATAAAAACAAAAAGCGATAAAAAACGAGGGCTATAATACAGTACTGCAATGAGCAATATGTTTTTCTTGGAAGCTGAGAAAGAAATAAAGCTGTGAGGAAAAGGGACAAAAGGAGCACCATCATCAACACTATGGGCAGCAGCTCACTGGTACTAATAACACTGTAGTGTGTCATTTGTAGATGCATGTAAGCCACGCTTCAAGGGCCCACTGTAATCCTCATCCACACAGAGGAGGaataacacacacaaccacatgcTGGCTATCACCTTAGTGTCACAGTATTAGGATTACCTCCAGACCTGAGTGCTTAACCGTGTTGTTAAGCCTTTTAAGGTTCAATACGGAGTCATTAGGTGTGTCATATAATACAATGGCTGCAGATAAACGGGTGGTTTCAGTGTGTGATGAGATATGAGAGCCTATGTTTATCCGTTCCATAATGGCAGGATATAGcctgggggaaggagaggaaggagaaccCCTGGGATGTATTTAACTGGCTGGATCAGTGTTGTGTTTGATCACTACTGCAGTGTTTCccagccctggtcctccagtacccccaacagtacacagcttCGTTGTAGCCCTTGACAAACACACCTTATTCAACTCTTTgaaggcttgatgattagttgacaagttgaatcaggtgtgtttgtccagggttacaataaaaataaacaaataaaaatgttgggggtactggaggaccagggttgggaaactgcAGTAGTGGATATCAGGGTGGTGGAAGAGTTCACCTAAACACATTGCTTCAGCAGTGGAGGTATTCAACTCTTAACTACAGTCCTGCAGTGTCAAGGTTTTATTCTAGCCCAGCATTAAAACCCTCAGATTCCACTATTCATCCCTGGCTAGCAGGTGTTTTAGTGCTCGCCACTAGCCAATGCATTACAAGCAGCTGAGTCAATGGCCTTGGCAACGATAATGTTCGTCACACTGTTCTAGATGGTCTGTGTGGGCATCAGGCCAGATAAAGAAATAATGATTATGAACTGCTGAAAAATGCATTGTGTTCTACGTATAATTGATGACTGATGATAGTGGATTTGTAAAGTACTTAACCCCATCGTTTAATATTAGATGGTAAACATAGTGGGTGCTGTGGACCACTTACAGCCCTATATAAACTGTCTGGTCGATCATCCCTCTGCACAGGGCTGACAATAGGAATCAATATTTTAGGCCAAGATGACCCTGAGAATTAAAGCTTCAGTCCAGGTTGTCTCTTCACCCCCCCAGTGTTCGCTAATGAGAGGGGGTGTAGAGATACGGACTGTACCCGGCAGAGACGCTGGGACTTCCTGCTTCGCCCCAACTACACATTGACATGCAGTTCAAGGGTAACGTTCCATTCACTCCATGATCACGCCCTCCTATTGATCCCCGGATCATTTCTCCTGCCTCACCTCCTCCCATCCCCCACCTCTAGTTCCTCAGCCTGTCTGTCTCCATCGCTTTCTCGTCCTACCCTTTATTGTTATCTTAATTTACCGCCGCCCGCCTGTCAATCATCGCTGGCGAGGGCTCAAGGGCACTGAGgcatctctgtctctatgttaACAACTCTGTCTAAATCCCCTCACTGTGTAGGAACAGGGTCCGGCCTGTGTAGGAACAGGGTCCGGCCTGTGTAGGAACAGGGTCCGGTGTGTAGGAACAGGGTCCGGCCTGTGTAGGAACTGGGTCCGGCCTGTGTAGGAACTGGGTCCGGCCTGTGTAGGAACTGGGTCCGGCCTGTGTAGGAACTGGGTCCGGCCTGTGTAGGAACTGGGTCCGGCCTGTGTAGGAACTGGGTTCAGCCTGTGTAGGAACTGGGTCCAGCCTGTGTAGGAACAGGGTCTGGCCTGTGTTTGGGTTATGTGTAGCACATCTCCTGTTCTCAGTCCAGTCTTATGCTCTACTGTCACTGTAAATACAGTACCGTCGTGTGTTTGTTTCTCCCTGTAAAACAAGCAGGGTCCAATCAAGGTAACTTACACATTGAAATGCGTCCCCTGTGTTCCTTGTCTAATCTAGTTCTGTGAAACAGGCCTTTGGGGTTGATTTCAATCTGTACATTTAATTGAGTCACAGCCCAGTCACACCCGTACCTGTGCTCCTGCAGCTGTTGGTCAGTCTGGAAGCGAGCAGTGCAGTTGGGACAGGCGAACAGCTGGCTTTCTCCATCCTCCCCCTCTGGTGTCCTCTTCTGCAGGGATGTCATTGACACAGCACAACATCAGGGGAGACAACTAACAGCCTGTCTCAATGTTAACGTAGAGACAAATAGCATTCCTGAATTTCTCCGATCCTAGAGAGCCTCAGTGTGTAAAGAtatttgttccagcccagcatcAACACACCCGATTGGGCTGGAGCAAAACCCTGTTCACGCGGTGGCTCTCCAGGACTGTCTGTGGTGTGTTCAGAGATGTTCTCAGGGGATTGTAAGACATTCTAAAAACAATCAGGTAATccagggctgtgtcccaaatggctccgcATTCCCTACATattgaactacttttgaccagagctcgaTGGGGACCAGAGCCCGATGGGGAcccgatgggccctggtcaaaagtagtgcgccacatagggaatagtgtactATAGGGTGCAGTGACTCCCCCCGTGCCTGACCTTCCATCGGGACCTGCGGCGGCGGGATTTGGGCTGGCTGTGGGTGAGGCCGTGCCTCTTCAAGACGCCCGGCTGGGAGAAGCGCTTGCCACACACGGAGCAGGGGAAAGGTTTGGTGCCCATGTGGGTCAGGCTGTGGCGCAGCAGGTTGGGAGAGGACGCAAACGACTTCTGACACACCTGAATTAACCAAGAAGAAGAACGAGGATGAATTTGATTGACGGAAGCCCAGTACAACATAAGTATTTCACATAGCACAAGAGCACTAAGATTGTCACATAGATTAAACAGAAAAATAAACATTAAGTATATAATAGGAAGCTACTCCTAACTAACTCCTGCTACTTGTTGATACACAACTAGTTTCAGCCATTAACATCAATATTTCACAGCATTTTCAATAGAACACATGTCCAGTCTAGCAGTACCTTGCAGGTGAAGAGCTTCTCTCCGGTGTGGCTGAAGACGTGAGCGCGGAGGAACCCCCTGCGTGTGAAGGTCTGGCCACAGTGGGGGCAGACGTGGGGGAGAGGGGTGCGTGACCAGTCCTGCATCAGCTTGGCTGGAGGAGGGAGGTTGGTGTCTGGTTGTTCCCCCACTACAGTCTTCTCATCCTGCTCTTCCTTAAGGATGACTGGATTCACCTCTTTACCTTGGTCTTTGTTCTCTGCCCAATGAGGAGAGAGCATGGTCAGAAACTAGCGACGTTCTGTCAAAATAACCTTAAACAATAGTGAAACTTAGCAATATTCAGTATGGATTGGAATCAGTTATGATTCCAGGCACCCTTACAGCAGAGTTAAGTCTTCCCATTGAGTTGAACCCAGCTGCCATTGGGTTGAACCCAGCTGCCATTGGGTTGAACCCAGCTGCCATTGGGTTGAACCTACCTTTGAGATCGTTGATGCTGCGTATCCTGATAGCAGGTATTTTTGCCGGTGAGCCTGACGCAGCACTGGACGAGGCGGCAGGGGGGGACAGCATCCTCTTGGGGGCGCGGGGGCTTCCCTGGGGGGCCGCGGCTGCTCCTGCCCCAGTCCCTGGTTCCCCACGGTGCTGGCGTCGGTGGTAAAGGTACTGGGTGGTGTTCATGAAGCTCTGGTTACACTGGGAACAGTGGTGGAGGGGCTCGTTCAGGCCGTGCTTGTCCCTACGGTGGGCACTGAGCTCTGGCTCTTTACTGAAGCTGGCTCCACACTGGGCACACAGGAAACTCTGGCCCTGGACCACCTTGGGCACCTGAACCAGAGCAGAGGTAGAGACAGTGGAAGTAGAGGGGGTTCCATCCTGGTTCTGCTCCTCAGTTCCATTGTTCTGGGAATCAACCACCCCCACAGTCTCCTCTTTAGACTCTTCCACCATCTCTTCCACCACCTCTTGCTGCAGTGTTACTATTTTGTAATACTGGTAATCTGCATCCTGCATCTGTCCTCCCTGGGCCTGGGTTTGTGTGACCCCCTCCTTGCCTTTCTCCTTGTGCTGCTTGCGGtggtagaggaagagagtggtgttGAGGAAGCTCTCCCCACACACGGTGCAGTGGTGCAGGGCTTCCTTGAGGCCATGCTGGGCCTTACGGTGGGTCACCAGCTCAGACACCATGCCAAAGCTGGAGCCACAGTCCACACACAGCAGGCTGGACGGGGGCTTGAGCTTCTTGGCTGCCTTCATCCTGTAGTAGTAAGACGTCTGCTCCTCCCCAGGGTTATCGGCTGGGGGGTCCTGGGAGGGAACGGGGTCTGGGGGGTCCTGGGAGAGAGCGGGGTCTGGGGGGTCCTGGGAGAGAGCGGGGTCTGGGGGGTCCTGGGAGGGAGCGCGGTCTGGGGGGTCCTGGGAGGGAGCGGGGTCTGGGGGGTCCTGGGAGGGAGCGGGGTCGGGGATGGACTGGCTGTCTGCTGCAGACTGGGCCTCTGTAGATGAATGAGCTGCCTGAGCCTGGATCTCAGAGGCTTTAGATCCATTGGATTCCCCTACGCTCTCTGTTTCtggttcttcctctcctccttcctgccCTCTGTTGGTGGTGTTTGGCAGATACGTGTGATCCAGGTTGGCTGATGTGTCCTCTGCACTCatcccatcctcctctttctctgctGGCAGCTCAGACTTCACTACATCCTGCTGTTGCTGGGTTTGTTGTGCCCTCTCCTGagtccttcctctccctctaccccttcctctccctctaccccttcctctccctctaccccttcctctccctctaccccttccTCTGCCCCCTCCTCCTTCTTGGTCATCCGGTGAGTTTGGTTCATACAGTTCATCTGGACCCAGGTCCACCTCCACTTCAGCCTGACCCTGCTTCCCCCCTCCCTCTGGGGCCAGTTCTGATCCAGATCCAGAGCCGGTCTCTTCTGGTCCTGGTTGTGGTTGGGTGGGTCCTGCCTTGGTCTGCAGACACTGACCATGTTTGCGGTGCTGCTGCCAAAGGATCAGAGAGTGGAACAGGGCGTCACAGTCGCCACACTGGTACAGGATCTTAGGCGTGTCTCCTGAGGAGGGCTTCTTTGGGCTAGCCATGGCCAGACCTGGTGCACCAGAGCTGAGCAGCAGAGACGAGAAACTGGCCTTGGTCTGAGGGGCAGGCGATGGAGCAATGGGCTCGGTATACAcctgttgctggagagagaga includes the following:
- the LOC120048589 gene encoding zinc finger protein 62-like gives rise to the protein MAMDSAAVYMCFPCYQEFDTLEEVLAHQLTCTTENVGSGAPTPVSIPFLQTQQQVYTEPIAPSPAPQTKASFSSLLLSSGAPGLAMASPKKPSSGDTPKILYQCGDCDALFHSLILWQQHRKHGQCLQTKAGPTQPQPGPEETGSGSGSELAPEGGGKQGQAEVEVDLGPDELYEPNSPDDQEGGGGRGRGRGRGRGRGRGRGRGRGRGRGRGRTQERAQQTQQQQDVVKSELPAEKEEDGMSAEDTSANLDHTYLPNTTNRGQEGGEEEPETESVGESNGSKASEIQAQAAHSSTEAQSAADSQSIPDPAPSQDPPDPAPSQDPPDRAPSQDPPDPALSQDPPDPALSQDPPDPVPSQDPPADNPGEEQTSYYYRMKAAKKLKPPSSLLCVDCGSSFGMVSELVTHRKAQHGLKEALHHCTVCGESFLNTTLFLYHRKQHKEKGKEGVTQTQAQGGQMQDADYQYYKIVTLQQEVVEEMVEESKEETVGVVDSQNNGTEEQNQDGTPSTSTVSTSALVQVPKVVQGQSFLCAQCGASFSKEPELSAHRRDKHGLNEPLHHCSQCNQSFMNTTQYLYHRRQHRGEPGTGAGAAAAPQGSPRAPKRMLSPPAASSSAASGSPAKIPAIRIRSINDLKENKDQGKEVNPVILKEEQDEKTVVGEQPDTNLPPPAKLMQDWSRTPLPHVCPHCGQTFTRRGFLRAHVFSHTGEKLFTCKVCQKSFASSPNLLRHSLTHMGTKPFPCSVCGKRFSQPGVLKRHGLTHSQPKSRRRRSRWKKRTPEGEDGESQLFACPNCTARFQTDQQLQEHRLLHTSHPFPCSVCGEAFKRRKELDLHSLIHQDKEPVLCPHCSSQFLNQSVLDIHLQRCTSSVEDKTVGRGRGQGRGRSMGQVECDMCGHCCMTQEGLDLHRLSHTGQTPLRCPLSPCRRRFASSSALGEHIVAHCQGTLGKGRGSKRFHCQICGKDFAYTSTFNVHMRIHTDERPFECSTCGKRFRQLPHLKDHERIHSGLRPFCCWVCGKAFSVAGRLTEHARIHSGETPYTCHHCPSAFRSRSNLDKHIRLHDDGTGGTTANDAEAEGARVLLSTGTGSGGEGESAVQTILLVQADGTTEGVMVPAVPVSEHSSGAMFSGQAGSSQVVFLGGQAISVPSLSAIMEGHEIPSVTVVEGQDVPHTIEFILEETIS